The region TACCTTTAAATTCAACTTCAGGGTTAATGAACACACGAGAAATTTTAATATTTCTCGACTCAACTAGAGGAGAAGCTTCCCAAATTTGTTCAAAGAACTTTGAAAATTTTCTCTTTGAAAAGACTCATAAATATGATTTCCGGGACTTCAAAACTTTAAGTGACGATGGCATCAATTTTCAAGATCTGCTGTGAGATGTGGTTTCTTCGGTGGAGAGAAGTAGAGAGATTTCTTCGATTTGGGTTTCGGGGTAGATGGGTTAATAGAGCTGCAAAAatgttaaaatattaataaaattaaattaaaattactTGAATTATGGTAAATTGCATAGCGCTCTGAAAACTGTTATGGAGAGGCCGCCTTACATAGCGCTCGTTCAAATAACGCTATATtagtattttatttaatttaacttTTATTCTTAAATTTTTGTTTAATAACATGCATAGCGCTTATGTACTAAATGTCGGGCAAGTGCTTCACTTGTATATCACTAGCAAAAAAACGCTATGTAACCGGTGTCTCCTAAGTTAAATTTTGTAGTAGTGACGTACGACGCATGTTATCCCGCATATGCACAAGTATGGAAGCCCTTGCCTCAGCGGCAAATCTCAAGTCCCATGTGTAGTAGCGCTACAAAAAAAGATATAGTGGAGGGCAAAAGATAAAGGGGAACAACTATAAAATAAACACGATCTAATATATATGCATATAACAAGGGTGTGCGACATACCAAGAACTCATCTATACACATATTCCAGAACCCAGGAGATTTCCTATCAATTTTTTTGATTCCAACACAACCATCAGCCCAGAACATGTGAATAATTGCCAATAAATTTCGCAATGACTTTAGACAATCTATCCTGAAATGGAAGAGTATTGAGCAGCAATATGGTCAATATGAGATCAATACATATTATAGTTTAAATTATAGAAGTAAAAACATTAAATGAGCAACTCGAAATCAGTATAATATTCACTGAACATTTAAGCTAGCCCACAATGACAATTATACAGAATCTTGTCTCTGGTCCTCTTTAATTATAATAGACCACGAAGTAAATAATGAAACACGAGTGCAGTATTAGCCGACATATATGATCAAAACCAAGTTTTTCACAAACTACATAACAATACAATCTAATTTTATTTCTAGACCTATTCGAAAATCTGAATCACACAAATAGAAAGCTTTATATCTGTTATAACAAGAAGACTTTTCGTTAATCCTACTACAGGCAAATGTACTTGGAGTGTTGTCAAAAACTTAAAACCAAAATGGAAAGAAACATAATCTTTTGACTTTTTATGGTGTAGACTATGTACTATATTAGTTGCTTTTAAGAGCACATAATAGTGGACAAATAGCACATAACAGACAAGAGGGGAGTACTTTTTGAAAAACGAAGAATATAAAAGTAGTTTTATTCCTAAGACTGTATAATCTAAGAATTTAAAATTTGACGAATTTCATTTTTATAAAACAAGAATCTAATTGTAAAGATTTATAACTTACAGGTAACCCCCAATCCGAGCAACCTTCGCGACAGCGGGGTATGTACCAAATCGCCCCGGAGAATATCCCCGTGTCATGTGACTGCGAGGATCAGAATCCAGCCCAACTGGAAATATCTGCCTCCCTTCATCGTCCCAAAGAAGGCATTCCGAATTTTCTTCATCATCTCTAAGTCGACGCCGACGTCTTCTTTTTGCATATTTTCTTCCACCTTCATTGCTTGCTTCTCGAGCACCGGTACGACTACCCTCTTTGCCGCCACCACTGGCACCACTACTCTGCCCCCTAACGCCATTATCATCTTTTCCCCCGTTCATCACTATCATTATTATCCTCCTGACCACCACTGCCATCATTCCCCCCTTCCTGACCATCGTTGCCACTTCCCCGACGACTGGTTCCACGACCTTGACTATCACCCTGACCCCCAATATTATTCCCCCCTTCTCGATCACCACCACTGCCCCTTCCCCAACCACTGGAAGCCCTTCCACGTCGACCCCTTCCACCTGCAGCTGTCCTCCCAGCCATCATCCCTACAATACTGAAACAAAGTTCAAACAAAAAAACTATAACTTTACTCTTCTAAGATAACGTAGCCTTTACGGAATACAATATATAACTAGTTAAATATTCTATATTTCAGTGTGTAATTTGGAAAATGGAACAATAATTCAAAACATCAGTTCTAACTAAATCTCCCAAGCCTGCCTTGATTCAAGTAGTAGTGCTCCTAAAAATAAAACAACAAACACAAATAGCACACTAGCAGGAATATAACACCGGTTTGAAGGCATCTTTTTTGTATAACTTAAGAACTTTAATTACTTCAGATTAATACTACTATATATACCAAATTATATTCTCATCAGAGTAAGGCTAAAAAAGGAACACTTGGAATTAGTAAAAAATCAGTTTATAGCATGCATATCTAGCTAAAATAAGTGCAATATTCTTTTACCCAATGAATACATAGACACTTGGTGATTAATATTGATACCCAGTGATTAATATACATACCCATCAACATATAGTTCGATTAAAAGTTGATTTTGAAACAAAACAAGTAGAACCCAGTATAAACACTTGTAGACATGTAGTTAACAATACGACGATGCATATAAATACATGCATGTGACCCATAGTTGAAACATAATAACCAGATCTTAGCACAAAATGAAGATTATACCTGGTAATTAGTACAACGATTGTTAGAATCATTATGCTATCCAATCAGTTTGTGATATTAAGAGAAAGAAAGATCGATTTTGGTTATAAATTGATCGCAGCAGCAGCTTGAGAATTGAGATGGAGACTTTTACTAAAAAGTAAAAAGGGGAAAGAGGTTTATTTTAGGGTTTTGGTCGTAACGACGTCGGTTTTGTTTGTAACGACGTCGTATAGAGCATTGGGCGGTCATTTCAATTTTTCCCCAAATTTTAACCGCGAAAACTTACGACAGATTCTGTCGTATGTTAACTCATAAAAAAAAGAAAGAGTCGGGATTCGAACCTGGGTCTCTAATGAGTTTTAGAATAAGACCAACCACATATGACATACAATTCTTCCGAACAATTATGAACATGAGTTACATGTATGTTAATCATTttgttttttaaaataatattattgaTCAAAATTTAAACCAAGAATAATTTATTAtgttatataaaaaattattaaaatctttaaaaatttttaGGCTTTACTAACACTAGCTTAAGGCCCgtgatttttatttttatgttttataattttattaaaattatatataaatactaaataatgattgTATAAATATAATTTCTTTTTATAGAATTTCAAGTTAAATTGAAATAGTAATAGTATATGACTGATGAGAtcttaattattaataataattttataatgtAAATGTTTGTTCTTGATAAGATTCGAACTtgtatgtatctttatcaataataatataaatattcgTTGTTAACGAGATtcgtatctttataaataataatataaatatttgttgttgatgtGATTCGAACTTGTGGAGTGcatttttttagtatttggatctAACGGCTCTAATAATTTATGAAtcaacataaaattttaatataatacaattattttggaattatgttaatcataaaattttaaatatcaCGACAAGACAAACAAATTTATGATAACTGAAACTTTTATTATTAGATATTAGTTGACATGtacctaaaatattgacatcaaTCTTAAATGTTAAAAAAATACTGAATGTAATGTCGTCATTCACGTAATAATTAGTATAATGGCTTTTGATATTGGGTCTTCAGGGTCTATTGGTATATACAAACATTTAGTACGTAACACATACTAGTTGATTGAATGTAATATCTGAATTGGCATATTTTTCACACATATCCCATTTGCTTAGTAGACTCGTAACAATAAACAATGTATGTAAATTCGTGAGATAATAATTGTAACATATTTTAATGTAAAATTCCTTGTTTATGTTGTTAAagtttaattaattaatttttatatattttaagataaaataaattaatatatataattgatttGCCCAATATGAGAACCATTAGGAACAATTTATGACGTAATTTGAATTTCGTCGTAATACTGAGTTTCTTACGACGGAAAAATCGTCATAATTAATCATTTACCTAACTTACGACGATATTTTCGTCGTAAAAACCCATATTAACGATGAAATTCAAATTTCGTCGTAATATACCCAAAATACAGAAATTGCAGACTACAACTTTTTCCCCTTACTGCATTTTATTATCAAAATCTACATCACTAAACCACTCACTTCAAACTAAAAAACAGACTGAAAATCATAttataacaaaataataaaacaatcTTAGCAAAGCACAAGTAATCACAAACCTTATATGAAAATCTTGATGAATTACCGAGAAATTCATCTTAATTCTTAAAATATGGAAATGTTCCTATAACTACCCTTCACAAGTACCCCAGAGCTTGATTTTCCTGGGTTGAATGAGTATCCGCTGACCTTGCTTCTTTTGTAAGAAAGCACAAACGAAGTTGGGCCTTGCAATAGGTATTGAAATTTTTCGTAGTTATTTTATACCTGAAATATAATAGTCACAAAAAAACaagtatataaatatatttttgcAATTATACAATTTGTGCATTTGATGAAATACCTTAATTTGAAACCATGTTGTGAAATGTGCCTTTAGCATTGTATCCATCTCAGTATCACTCAATATCAATGTATTACGACTGCGAACCTCTTCTTCGAACATACTGAAAAAAGTAATCATACTGTGTTAGTGAAGAATGTTTCAAAGTTTTAATTATGAATGAAAATATTTGATTACTTACGTGATATAGAATGCCACTTCACGCATGTTAGTAAGAACATAATATGCTGCAACATGTAGGGAATCCACATCTAAATGGTAACCTGTATATGCTCCGAGAAGCTCTACCGGATATGTAAATGCCTCGAGTTTATGTGGGTCACGTGAACGATCATCAACCACATTACGACCTAGCAAGTTATGCACTGTGTCAACTCCTGACTCAAAGTACATGGAACAGAAATGTGTCAACTCTTCATGTACATATATTTCTGCAATGGAACCTTCAACTTGTGCTTTGTTCCCTACATTTTGTTTCATTCTGCGTTGTAGTCTTTTAATATATACATCCATCATGATGGGACAGGGCCGCCGAGTCTGCACTCTTCGGGTAGATGAACGGGAAGATGCTCCATTGGATTAAACAAAGCTGGAAAGAATTTAGTCTCCAAAGTACAAATGATCCCAACTATGTTTTTTTCTAACTGCCTAATATCTGATACAAGCAGTGTAGTTGAGCACAAGtccttgaaaaattttgaaaGATCACAAAGTACTTTGTGTATGTCATCTGGAAGAAGTTCACGAAATGCAGAAGACAACAACTTTTCAATAAATATGTGACAATCATGTGACTTCATGCCTTGAAATTTAAACTGAGTTATCTTATAACATCTCTTTAAGTTTGATGAGCAACCATCTGGGAGTTTCAATCGATGAACCCATTTACATAACAATTTCAGCTGATTTCGGGTGAGTTCGTAGCTAGCTCTAGGCATGTGTCTACCATTCATCCATAACTCTTGCATGATGCCCATTGCCTTCAAATCTTCTCTTGATCTTGTGGTATCCTTCGTTTTGGCACTACATATAATAGTATAAAATATGTTGTCAAACACATTTTTCTCTGTATGCATAACATCGATACAATGACGTAGACGCAATGAATCCCAATATGGTAGATCAAAGAATCTAGTAATATGTGTCCAATTATGTGAATCCCCAAAGCCATCTGCCCTTTCTTTACTATGTGGTTTCCCTGGTGGTGGAAATGTGATTCCAGCACACATCTTACGGACAATTCGACCTTTTCGTCTACTTCTTCGGCGTTTGTCCAGAAACCCCATATGTAAACCATAAAATCTGGACTTCCTGCTATATGGTAGTTGCTTAGCTTTAACTTCACCCATACAAACATGACTAGCCTTCTTTCCGTGGGTTGACCATCTCCTAACCATACCCAACCCGGGAAAGTCACTGATTGTCCACAACAAGGCTTCCCGCATCATGAAATTGGTCTTCGGAGAAGCATCATATGTCTGCACACCAACCTGCCATAAACTAATCAGCTCATCAATCAAAGGCCTAAGATAGACATTCAGATTCCTCCCAGGATCATTCGGTCCAGATACTAGTAGTGTCATGAACATGTATGGATCCTTCATGGACATGGTATGTGGAAGGTTGTACACAAGTAGTACAACAGGCCAAACTGAGTATACAGTAGAAGTACCATTACTGTATGGGGGGAATCCATCAGTTGCAAGACCAAGCCTTACATTACGAATATTCGCTGTAAAATTTGGATAGTTCTTGTCAAACTCTTTCCATTCTTCTCCATCTGCAGGGTGACTAAGAACCCCTTCAGTCACAATTCTGTTCTTGTGATACTTCATATGTTTGGCTGTGTGGGAAGACATATACAAACGCTGTAGACGAGGAGTGATCTTAAAATGTCTTAAGATCTTCCTCGGAATGGTATCACTCCCGTCATTAGTTGCATCTTTGTATCGGCTTAACTCACAATATTTACAGTTTTCCAAATCTTTATCATCACCGTAGAATAACATGCAATCATTCTCACATGTATGTATTTTTTCGTATCCCAAGCTCAGCTTCTTGACCATCTTCTTGACACCATAATAATTAAAAGGAAGTTTATGCCCTTTCGGAAACACATCTCCATGTAAGAGGAGTAGCTCATCAAAGCCTTTATCACTACATTTATTATGATTCTTCCAATCACTAGTACAAAAATGGCCTTTTACGTCAGGTTAAATAGGTCATATACGTCAGTCAAATGGCGACGTATAGAGGGGGACGTATAAAGTAACCTTTTTTACGTCGGTTAAAAGGACGACGTACTATGTCTGATATACGTCGGTTGTAAGACCGACATAAAATAGGAAAAAATAgatgtatatgattttatatCGATGACGTATAAAAGTTAAACAACTGACATAAATTTTCAAAAAGCTGACGTATATGCCTATACTTTATACGTTGTGTTTGGATCCGACGTATATAGCTACGATTATACGTCGCCAAAAATTTCAAAGAACCGAcgtaaattattaaaataaaagttGATATATTCCTCCCGATTCTCTTTATACACATAAATCCAATTTCTAACAAATCAAAAAATAGTCTTACGGTGGTATTATTTCATCTAACCAAAATTCTCAGCACAAGAATAGATTAAATTAAATAACTATTATCACACAGTTCAAATGAATACTTCCGTGATGTTTACAAAATCTTGATATAACCATATCATACACTAGAATATAAACATCATACATCTTCCAATAATtccaaaataaaaataaaattcgTTTCATAACTTCTTCTGCTGATACTCTGCTTAGTAGCGCCGCTACAACCTCCCTTTCATAGTCCTCTCTTTCAAATAGGTAGTTATGAACAATGGCTGAGTAGACCTGCTGAATCATGATGCAATATATGAAGTTTAAGTTCAGTGCCTCATCTGACTATTTATTTAAAAACAATTAATGCAAGATAAAGTACACTATGACCACATAAACTTACAAATTCAGTTCACAGTTGTCCATTATTATTGACTTCAATTTCAGTAACGGAAATAAATTAGCACGAAAAGTGTACACAATAAACTTTGGACATTTTAATATTGTGAAAATCAGAAATTACAACAAAATAGACCtcaaataataattaaatatcaaaAGAAGTTAGATCATATAACCTAGGGATATGCtcattaaataataattaaaatctTATGCTCGGTGAGAAAGAAATTGATGGTAAAGTCAAAGCACTCTCATTCCCTCTCCTCGTGCAGTTCTAAGATATTGCACACTTTTACTCAATTATCTGGAACCTTGAAATTCTTCAATACAACCATATAAATTATCCGTGAAATTAATTTTCACCTAAAATCCcattaaaaataaaattctaaaattaaaaaatatatcaTATAATTCTCTAAAAATAACTTGCATTCTAGGATTTATGGTGAGAAGATTTTAGCGTGGTATAGCTAGAAGCAATGTAAGTTTGTCCCAATTTATTTATGTGAAATAAACTAAACACTCAATTTCTTTTTTTCCTAAAACTGGAACCAACCAAAAATAAATAAGAGCATAACTTGAGAATAATAATATATGTAACCAGTGAATAATAATATATTAGCTTGGGCTACTGATAAATGCAACAAAAGGGTTATGCAATATGTATCCCAAATGTACAAGAAAAGGATAACTTGAGATAGTTTTTTAGAAATTTCTCAAGCAAATACAAAAAATAAATACTAAACTTCTCTATACAAAATAACTTTTGTTGCATAACGTATTCCTAAAAAGGTCTCCTACAGAAAAGGTAAAACGCATACATGAACTTGGTAGCATAACAAGATATTAAGAGCATTTATGAACTTTTGTAATCTCCCGATTAAGGGTCCATCTCCATATCAAGGTTTGCAAGAGTACTTTCCAATGCTAACACTGCAAAATCAAATGCAACTAAAAGAACTTCTCTGTTTATGATGTTATATATCTCTGTTTTGGTCTAATAAAGTTGCAGATAGTAAAGCTCTGTAAATATTTACTTGTACAGGTTGTACATCCATGAGGCATAAGGTTTGTAGTTTAGAGAGTTTGGAGGTTTGTCCTAGCACTTTCAATACTTCTAAAAACATTTGGTGAGTGAGAAATCATATGGTTACTATCAGGGTTAAAACCTTGTTATGAATCTGCAATAAGTAAAAATAGTACAACTTCACTTAATTTAATGAAAAACAACATATTAACTTAATACCTTGCAGCACACACCGTAAATTAGCAACAAAGAACAGTTCCCGATTATCAAGGTTATACTGTACCTAAACTTGATGACATATTCTTATCTCATGTTGTAGCTTGGATCTAGGTCCGACTTGAACACTCTACACACGACACACCCATACTTTTAGGCTCATTTTCTGAACAATAACATTGCAAGTAAAAATCTAATATTACATACCGCCTACTAAGATTCTATTCTTattgtaattttatttattcttTTCAAATTAATTATACAGCTCTAGCATCTAAGTACCTCAGAGccaaatttataaattataaagaactttattattaatttaaataagCACGTCTAGCACCGAAAGTTTTTAAAGGACATAATAGCTTTTCAAGACAGATGGTTTCCCAAGTTCTAGATCTCTGGCAATTCGGCTCACTTTAGACAGCAAGTCAATACATTATATTAGTTTTACTGATGTGGAAGTATGATATAACAATCACACACCAAAAGGCATGTTCGGACTACATTACTTTCCCCAAAAATAACCATCAACTAATTATATAAATAAGACTTACTTCTGCAAATTCTATTATCTTTAAAAAGCATGAGTTTGACAAATCACCCCAGTTCAAAAAACAGATACATATGCCTAACTGCTTATAAGCAGATTTACACAACAAATAGAGTcgtaaaattattaaaaaaataaatatatatggATAATTCTAAAACAACTATAGTAGAAATTTATAACCAATGCCCAAATTTGCAGaattcaacagaattgaatttaagaaaaacataaaaacatgCTATATGAGAGAGAtggaggagggagggagggagggagggagggagggagagagattACCAATAGCCTAGTAGCGACACAAGTACGATGAGTTGAGAAACTTAACAAGACACCTGCAGTTATACAAGAGGTTAAAGATGAGAAGTTAATCTTATTCATATATGTGAAGTATAAATTAAGCAATTTCTTGAATATGAAGTAGCAGACATTTAAAATTAAAGCGATTAGGATTACTACTGTGTGAATTAAAATCTTTGAGAGTGTTTCTGGTAGTAGTCAAGAGAGAGAGGTTACTCTTGAGAGTTTGATTTGGGGAAGAACATAGTCTAAACTGAATCAGCTATAATACCAAGTTTTAatgttttttataatttaaattattaatatgTCGACACCAAAAACAATGTCGTATATCCTAAAACTGTATACGTTATACAGTTGGTCAAATAAATGTCGAcataaataaaatttgtttttaCGTCATCAATAAAATAACCGACGTATATTATTACTTTATATGTCGGTTGAATTAAAGTCGATGTAAATATAGTTTTTTATACGTCATCAATAAAATAATCGTCGTATATTTTTACTTTATACGTCGGTTGTTAGACTGACCGACGTAAAAAATACATGGACAAGACATTGTACGTCGGCTTTAAGAGAACGCGACGTATAATGGTAGTATATACGTCGGTCTTTACTAAGTCCGACGTAGGTGACGTAAAAAGTCATTTTTCTACTAGTGAATGTAGTAATCTTGTAATAAACTTCAATTGCGTGTACTTGGTATTGCCCGAATATATTGGTTCTCCGACATTATTCACATTGTATAAGAATTTATATGCTTGCTCGTTCAGCTCCTCGTGAATATTATTGCCATCTCCAATATCTTCTCCTCTAAAGGCATCCCTCAACATCTCAAATTCATCAAATACATCTTCACGATCATttatttcttcatgtcttgagCCATCTTCTTTTTCATGATAATGCCATATGGTATAAGTCTCAAGAAAGCCGACGACATATAAGTGAAACTCGACATCCGCAATAAGTTAAAAGAGTTGATTGTTACATGTATTACACGGACATCTAATCAAAAGCTCTGGATCATCCGGTTCCTTGCTATTTTTTTTTGCAAATGCCAAGAAATTTTTCACCCCTTTGCTAAATTCTTCCGTAAAACCATAACCACCGGGCAATAATTCGTTTAGTCATCCAACTAGTATCATAAGACATCTACAAATGAAAAAAATGCTAAGTCAATAACATATAAtcacacatatatacacacacacatatatatatatgttgaacatgcaactaaatataacAATAAATCACATATTTAAATGCAAATAAATAATGAAATAGGAGATTAAAATTGAATACTTACATTGAAGAATGCCAAAATTGTTGTTGCTATGTCATCACTGTATTTTGAATAATATGAAGATATGTTTTTGTTAGAGAAAAAAAGTGGGAATAATGAAATGGCAGAAGAAGCAGAACCACAGAAGGTATTTACTCAACTTAATTTACGACAGAACTGATTTTCCGTTGTAACttttgtttaaaaatattatttccGAACGGCTAACAAATACAAGTAGGTGGCATTTAATGCGGGAGTTGGAAAATTTACGACGGAACACATTTTCGTCGTAAATTATTGTTCGGCTAAACTTACGACGAAATATGTTTTTGTCGTAAAGTACAGTTAAACGATGTCGTTCTATCATATTAAGCTTtcattttttttttgtaattaaattttattatgtaataataataaaatatttaacttacgacgaaCCTAAATTTCCGTCGTAAGATTTACACTCCTACGAGACCCATCGTTACGTTTTTAATTCATTTGACAGTagattttaatattaaaataagaaaCTTACAACGGATTATCGTTTTCGTCGTAATTACGACGAACGTAATATTCCGTCGTAAGTTCGGCACGCATTTTTTTCCGTCCTAAGTTGGACCGTCATAAATGCTCAGATTTGTTGTAGTGACAATCCACTAACCTATAATGTTTCTCAGTATCTATCACCAATTAAACTAAGGAGGTGTTATATTTGAGGTTTGAATACATTCGATACACATTCATACACACACTCACACCATCAATTTAATTAAGGAGGTGTTAAATATGAGGTTTAAATATCATTTCTACACATTCATACTCACACTCACAAGTAACTTCAGAGCTCTAGTAGTCTTGAACCTACAATCTTCCAAATCTTCCAAATTAACTAATTCTTCCACTATAGGTGAATAGAGAAAAAATGTTCAGCACTCTGTTCCTTGCGGTCTCTCAGAAGGAGGGGCTAAAATCTATTccaataatttattttaaattggtGATTAAAGTACTTCGTTTGCATATTTAGCAGGAATAGACAATTCTTTGATCTTCACAATGACCATCAATTCCTCAACTTTTTTATGGTATATTAAACCTTTTTCCATACAAAACCCAAGCAAGATCATTATAACCATTAAATTAACTATTCggaaaagaaaatatatatatacgaAAATGGGATTCTACGTAGCCACTAGGGAGAGTGTAATATTCACATTTACACTATATTACAtcattaaaattaaaataatatattttttggTGGTGTGTCGATATATACTTAAACTTTGATAGTTAGTATTTTAGCCCATGGACCTAACATTTTGGAAAAAAAATATTTGTTTAAATACATCTTAAAAACTGTAAATAacttttttattattatttaatgtacatataataatttgtaaattaaGCTAAATTTTTAAAGGGCCTATTTATCTTAAAAGAATATTACATTATAAACACTTGTGTTTATTTTGTACAGGTTTCAACTCAATAATCAAATTAATAAATATGCTATTGGATAGCTCAAAAATTAACAATTTATGCACTATTGTCAAACTTCCTAAGGTTCAGGCTGAGAATATTTTAAAACATATATTCAATTCTAAGGCTATATTAGTAAAAAAAAAGAGAAATGATAGAGTTGCGGAACACTCAATTCCAAGGCTATATAGAGTTCACAAAAACTTGTCCCAAAATTTGTCTCATATTACACATAACAAGAGTTTATTGGTATGATTGGttgtaatttttataaaataatggGTGCATGATGCATACATATTACtcaaaaaatataattttccacatgttatttggaacaaattttgatacaaaattttaGTACCACTAAGATCACTCAAAAAAAACAAAAATGCCATTAAAATACCACCATAAGAAAAGCTTGTAATATGTTAGTAATTAATGTGTAAATGGAACTAAGTTAGGAGTATTGTAAGGTCTAACACGATGATTTAAACGAAATATGAGAACTATAAAATTTGGAGAAATTCAatacaaatatttaaatttatcACAAAAATATTTTCAGATGGAAATTTTTAAAAACATCTTCAAAGGATGCTATATTTATTTCCCAAGaaagaaaagataaagaaattgTGCATATTATTCTCCTTTTTGTTAATTAGGAAATATACATATTCTTAAATATATAAGCTTTTAAAAGAAATTTGTTAGAATGGAAATATACCACAAATGCCAAACGAGTTATGGTTAGGATTTTCAGATAATCCAATATAGTCGTTACtcataataaaattaagaataaaacCCTAACTTATGCACCTCTTCTAAAGGACGCGTCTCCTCTGAGTTGAACCCTAGCTCTATTCACTCCAAGTGTGCTATATATAAAAAGCCCCCTGGCTAAGTCAAATATTCACCTATACACTACCCATCAAATATATCTCAAAACATTTTGGTCTACCTTCATCTCAAATCCTCCATATTTCCGTGATTTTGTAAAGTCAAAGCTATGGAAACCGAGTTCAATGGCCATGACTGCAAATGGATTGCTTTGTATGATCCAGCCCTGCATTTCGTTGAAGAAAAAATCAGCGACAAAGATTTTAATCTTTTCCATGCAATTGAAAGGAAGCTA is a window of Apium graveolens cultivar Ventura chromosome 11, ASM990537v1, whole genome shotgun sequence DNA encoding:
- the LOC141696359 gene encoding uncharacterized protein LOC141696359, yielding MVKKLSLGYEKIHTCENDCMLFYGDDKDLENCKYCELSRYKDATNDGSDTIPRKILRHFKITPRLQRLYMSSHTAKHMKYHKNRIVTEGVLSHPADGEEWKEFDKNYPNFTANIRNVRLGLATDGFPPYSNGTSTVYSVWPVVLLVYNLPHTMSMKDPYMFMTLLVSGPNDPGRNLNVYLRPLIDELISLWQVGVQTYDASPKTNFMMREALLWTISDFPGLGMVRRWSTHGKKASHVCMGEVKAKQLPYSRKSRFYGLHMGFLDKRRRSRRKGRIVRKMCAGITFPPPGKPHSKERADGFGDSHNWTHITRFFDLPYWDSLRLRHCIDVMHTEKNVFDNIFYTIICSAKTKDTTRSREDLKAMGIMQELWMNGRHMPRASYELTRNQLKLLCKWVHRLKLPDGCSSNLKRCYKITQFKFQGMKSHDCHIFIEKLLSSAFRELLPDDIHKVLCDLSKFFKDLCSTTLLVSDIRQLEKNIVGIICTLETKFFPALFNPMEHLPVHLPEECRLGGPVPS
- the LOC141697969 gene encoding uncharacterized protein LOC141697969, whose amino-acid sequence is MVRKGGMMAVVVRRIIMIVMNGGKDDNGVRGQSSGASGGGKEGSRTGAREASNEGGRKYAKRRRRRRLRDDEENSECLLWDDEGRQIFPVGLDSDPRSHMTRGYSPGRFGTYPAVAKVARIGGYLIDCLKSLRNLLAIIHMFWADGCVGIKKIDRKSPGFWNMCIDEFLRYYTWDLRFAAEARASILVHMRDNMRPLLTHLPRNPNRRNLSTSLHRRNHISQQILKIDAIVT